Part of the Caldibacillus debilis DSM 16016 genome, TCCATAAGGGGGAGATCGTCCGGGTTTTGGACAAAATCATGTACAGGCCGAACAAAGGGGAGGAGCTGGTCGTTTACCGCCCGGCGTTTTTTTCCTGACCGGGAGAGCCATTCGCATGCATTCCCGGACAAACTGTTATAAAATATAGAATAGAACAGGAAGCATACGGTAAGGAGTCGAAATCGATGAACCGGATGGAGAAGTGTGTACAGGCCTTGGAAACGGGGAATTTGAAAAAGGCTTATGAATATATCGACAAGATCGAGAAATACGGGTCGGTGGATGAGCAATTTGTGCTGGCGGAACAATTGACCCGCTACGGATTTTTGGAGGATGCCGCCAAAATCTACGAAAAGCTGCGGGAGCTGTATCCCGATGAAGGGGAGCTGGCGGTCCTGCTGGCGGAATGTTATGCCGATTTGGAAAAGGATGAAGAGGCGCTGCTCGTGTTGGAAGCCATCCCCGAGGACGATCCCTTTTATCCCCGTTCCCTTCTGATCCAGGCGGACATTTACCAATCGGAAGGCTTGTACGAAGTGAGCGAACGCAAGCTATTGGAAGCGGAAAAAATTTTGCCGGAGGATCCGGTCATCCAGTTCGCGCTGGCGGAACTTTACGCTTCGATGGGACGGCTGGCTGAAGCCGTTTACAAATATGAACAATTGATCGAAAAGGGAGAAAAGATCAAGGGGGTGAATCTGTACCACCGGTTGGCGAATTGTTACAGCGCCGCGGGGGAATTTGAAAAGGCGATGTCCTTCTACGAAAAGGCGCTGGATGAGGAATTGACCGCGGACATTTTATTCGGTTTCGGTTTCGCCGCCTATCAGGCGGGGAACTACAAGACGGCCGCGCAAAAATTCAGCGAAGTGAAAGAGCTCGATCCCGATTATGAGAGCGTCTATCTGCCCCTGGCCCAGGCCTACGAAAAGGAAGGGGAACTGGAAAAAAGCCTGGAAGCGGCCAGGGAAGGAATCGCCGTCAACCCCTATCATAAGGAACTGTATTATTTCGCCGGGAGAACGGCCCTGAAAATCGGGGAGAAGGAAGAAGCGGAAAGACATTTGAAGAAGGCGCTGGAACTCGACCCCCATTATTTGGATGCCCTGCTGACGCTGACGAAGCTGCTCCTGGACCAGGAAAGATACGAGGAAGTCGTGGAAGCCGCCGAACCGGTGTTGGTCGACGGGGAGGAAGATCCGGAATTGCTTTGGGACTATGCCATCGCCTGCCAAAAAACGGAACGCTACGAGGATGCATTAACCAGCTACAGGGAGGCATATAATGATTTCAAAGAAAACGAGGATTTCCTGCAAAATTATGGATTTTTCCTGATGGAGGAAGGATTGACGGAGGAAGCCATCGAAATATTTAAACAGCTGGTAAAGCTCGATCCTTCCAATCCGGATTACCGGGACGTTTTGGAACGGCTGGAAACGAATTGAAAAGGAAAGTGCTGCGAATAGTGCC contains:
- a CDS encoding tetratricopeptide repeat protein, producing MNRMEKCVQALETGNLKKAYEYIDKIEKYGSVDEQFVLAEQLTRYGFLEDAAKIYEKLRELYPDEGELAVLLAECYADLEKDEEALLVLEAIPEDDPFYPRSLLIQADIYQSEGLYEVSERKLLEAEKILPEDPVIQFALAELYASMGRLAEAVYKYEQLIEKGEKIKGVNLYHRLANCYSAAGEFEKAMSFYEKALDEELTADILFGFGFAAYQAGNYKTAAQKFSEVKELDPDYESVYLPLAQAYEKEGELEKSLEAAREGIAVNPYHKELYYFAGRTALKIGEKEEAERHLKKALELDPHYLDALLTLTKLLLDQERYEEVVEAAEPVLVDGEEDPELLWDYAIACQKTERYEDALTSYREAYNDFKENEDFLQNYGFFLMEEGLTEEAIEIFKQLVKLDPSNPDYRDVLERLETN